GGACAACTCGATGCGGATCGCTTTGGCTTGAGATTCCCTGGGTTGCTTTGATCTTTTCAGCTATCATAACTACCTTCTCCTCCCCGCCCTCTACTCTAATTTAACATAGGGGAGGTGTCTCATTCATATTGACACAGAGGGACTTCAGTCGACCTTCTTTTGTAGCGTGTGTAGCTTCTGCCTGCACCTTAGCCCCAATGAAGCAAGGTCAGAGCTCTTTGGAGACTCTCTAATTACCAGGGTCGGGCAAGGTGCTTTTACACATAGGATCGTGGTCATCAATAAAATATGAAAATATCTTGATTTTCCTTTACTACAGTAAACCAGGTGAAACCCCCACCCCCCCTTCTTCTTACGCTTGACGGAAGAGCAAAGGGTATGTTATTTTCCAGCTTGGTATTTTCAATTCTTTTTAATTCGAATCCCATAATTAAATTAGGCAATTAAATCCCATTTCTTCAATTTTTTAACCAAAATTTTTATGAACAAAAGGAGGAAACTAATGAAGGTACATGCGTTTAAAGGCTTAGGTTTTCTGTTAGCGTTGTTTGCTGTTGTTTTTTTTGTGGGCTCCGTTCAGGCACAAATGCCAGACCACATGCGGGATATGATGGGTGCCCATGGAAAGAAGGAGGGTAAGGGTTACGGAAAGGGCAAGATGGGGTATGGAAATAAAGGCTATGGCGGACCCGGACACCCCTTTGATCTTGAAAGGTTTCAGGAGACGCTGAATTTAACGGATGAGCAGTTGGAGAAATTCAGGAAAATTCGCTCCAACTACCGGAAGGAAATGATTAAGCGGAAGGCGAATCTTGAGGTTGCTGAAATTGAACTTTGGGAACTGATTGAATCAAAAACCCTGGATATGGGAAAGATTGAGAAAAAACTTAATGAAGTACAGGAATACCAAGCCAATGTGATGTTGTACCGAATCAAAAGCCTAGGGGAGACCCAAAAGCTCCTCAGCGATGAACAATATGAAGAGTTCCGTAAAATGGGTTTGGGTTCTATGCGTCACCGCATGGGCCGCCATGGAATGATGGAAGGAATGGGCGGCGGTCAAATGGGTGGAATGCATCCAGGCGGTATGATGGGAGGAATGTCGGGAGAATAAATTTTTTTCTTTTATAGAAAGGGCCCTTTCTATAACGAGAAAAGGCCCTTTTTTATGTTTAAACGAATTTTTTGGAGCCAAAAATTAATTGAAATCGCTGCGGCGCCATGTTTGCTTACTAAAAGCACAGGGAAACCCCTAAAAGGGGTGGACAGGGTTTTCCCAATTGAACGAGAAGGAGTTCACCCTTTGGTCCTAGAATACCTTTATGGATGTTTATATTCCTGAACGTTCAAGACCGTGATATCAAAAAAGAGGGTTTTTCCAGCCAGGGGGTGGTTGAAATCTAAAAGCACCGAGTTCTCCCTTATTTCACTTACCCGGACTCTAAACTGCTTTCCATCATCATCTTTTCCCTGTAAAATAGCGTCCACTTGGAGGGCATCTTCTGGAATTTGTTCTTTGGGAACCTCCTGAAAGGCCTTTTTATCTAGCAAACCATAGGCCTCTTCCGGTTTTACGGTGATATTTGCCTTTTGACCCGCCTTCATTCCTTCAAGGGCTTTTTGAAGTCCCGGAATAATCTGGTCTGACCCATGGAGATAGGTCAAGGGATCATTTTCCACATTCGTGTCAACGGCGGTTTGGTCAATTAACCGAAGGGTGTATTCAATGGATACCATTTTCCCTTTGCTTACACTCATTTCTTTTTCCCTTTCTGTGGCTTCCCCAAAGGCAGGGATGGTCCAGGCCGTAATTAAACAAAAAACCATAAAAAGACCGGACCAATGAAAAGCGCATATGGGTTTCATTAAAAATTACTCCTCAATTTGATTTTTCCTCACTGGACAGGCTGGGAAACAAAATGGAGGGGAAAAATTGGGCTCATCCAGGCCATCACAATTAACTTTTCATAATAACCATGAAAGAAAATTATTGTAAAGCAAAAGGTGAGTTTTTTTGGAAGATTATACCGAAGTTTCCAAAAGAAAGGTCACCGGCCCGTCATTATGAATGGAGACCAGCATTTTTGCACCGAATCGTCCTGTTTTGACTCGGAGGCCTGTTGAGGATAACTTCTTAACAAAATTTTTGTAGAGTTCTTCCGCTGCTATTGGTTCGGCGGCTGGTGTAAAACTGGGTCTTGTCCCTTTTGCAACATCCGCTACTAATGTAAATTGGGATACCACCAACAGTTGCCCTTTTATATCGCAAATGGAACGATTCATCTTTCCCGAATCGTCTTCAAATATTCTGTAGCTTAAAATTCGTTCTGCCAATCGATCTGCCTCCTTTTTCTTGTCTTTTTTTGAAACTCCTAAAAGGATTACACAACCCTGACCAATCTGAGCAATCGATTTATCGTTCACCGTGACTTGGGCTTCCCTGACCCTTTGGATTTAGGCTTTCATCAAAACATATACCCCATTATTTTAAAAAAATGTTATCAGACCCGTTTAAAAATTTACCAGATTTGTCAGAATAGAAGAAAGGGGGCGATTATGGCAAGTGCAATTCCACCAATATAAAGAACACCAATTAAAATTTGGCCGGCGGTTTCGGTCCAATTCTGGGAGTTTTCTTCTGAGGAGGGACCTGCGCCATGGCATGGGTGTTCAGGGGATCCTCCCCGTTGAAGAACAACATATTGTTTGGCCAATGGTCCATCAGTAGAAATTTCAATTGGTCTGCTGATTTGGCATTCCCTAAGCTGAATGGACACTTTGGTGAGGGAGGGATCAATTTTATCGACCTTATTAATGGGGACAAATTTTGTGGTATCCGGTAATGGGTTTCCTTGAAAAATTGATTGGCGGAACAATTCCGCCTCTTGAAAAGTGGAAGCAGTTATAACTGCAATGGTTCTATGGTTAATGGAAATCTCTGAACCGTTTTTAGACGTTTGGTAGGTAGAGCAGGAGGTGATAAAAGGAAAAATAACCAGGAAAATGATAACAAACCGTTTTTTGAATGTTTCTTGTGTGAAGAACATGAAGAAATCAATTTATAAGATTCGGGGTTTTTTTTCAACAGGGTTTTTGTTGCTCCAATATATGTTAAAGGTTAGAGGGGAATTAAGGGAATGGGAAGACCAAAGTTCTACCCCACCTTACCTCCCCTTACAAAGGGGAGGAATTGGAGAAAGTTTCCCTACAAACAGGAGAAAATGGAAAGATTTTATCATACAGAGGGGAGGGATCTTTTATCTGAGGAGGTTGCGGGGGATTGCAAAACCAGAGAAAGGATCGATAAGAGATAGTCCATTGGATTTAAATGGGAACCAAGTGAGTGTAAGACCTGAAACTTTAAACTGGTTTTCTTCAATCGCCTGAATGGCTTCTTGAAAATTTTGGGCCATTCCTACATAGGTAATCTGAGCAAGTTTTAAAGCATCCTCTTGATCGTAGAAGCATTCATGAAGTTCTGGAATTTTTCCCTGGAGAAATCCATAGTCGGGTTGTTTGTTGGAAAAGACCCGGGCTAGATTTTTAAGTGCTTTTAATTTGATAAAGCGAAAGGCAGGCAAAAATAGGCGAGAAGTTTGACCTCCCTTGATTTGAGCATGAAGAATCCAAAAGGGTAGATGCCGGGCATGCCCATTGGTATTTGGAACTTTTGCAATTTTGTAGTCTACTTCATAAAGCTGATTTCCAAAAATTTGCCAGGGTTTTTGGCAGGAGGAACAGAAAAAAATCACATCATCTGGACGTACGGGGAGGTCCCATCCACAGTTGGGGCAGGCCAGAGGGCGAAAACCAATGATTTGGGATGTTTTTGGGGATTTATGGTCAAGTTCCTTAAGTAAATGGGTGGTGGCATCCAACTCTGTAACTTTTTCGGATACGGCATCGATTAACGTCAGGGTTTTTTTTTCTCCCTTCTTTACCTCAATGATCCAATAAGGAAAGTAAATAATGGAAAGGACTTGCCCGAGGACCCTTCGATAAAGAAGAACCCGGTTTTTAACGGTTTTCATACCATGAGAGAAAGCTTCCTGGGGTGAGATATCCACTCCGACAATTTTTCCAAGAGATTGAATCCTTTCTTTTTGGAAAAGTTCTAAGCGCAGAACGCTGGGGCGGACCCCGAGAGAATAAATCCCCCCCTCCTCCAGATGGCAAGCGATGAAATTTTTTTCAACATAACGGTCCTGAAATTTTGCATTTACTCTCGTGTCAAAAAAGGAGGTGGATGTAGGCCGTGTGTTGTGATGGGTATAAGAGGATGTGGAAGAGGTCGTTGGTTTTTCTAGAATGTTGGTATTTCCTTTAGTTTTGAAGTGCTGGCCCAAAAGGTTGCCCGCAAGTTGAAAGACGGAAAAAAGATCACCATTTCGATTCATAAAAGGGCTATCCCATTCAGAAGCCATAAGGAGATGTCGGTTAAATTCAAAAGATTTTATCTCTGTTTCTTTGACCTCCTCTTCCCAGCGTAAATCATGTCCGGTTAACCGATAATAGGGAATAAAATATAAATGGGGTTGAATGATTTGGCAGGAATGCCCTCTTGCCTTATGGGCGAGGTTTGTCTTGGCTACCGCCCGATGGGCATTTAGTGTTGGTGCAATGTAGTAACTTAGGGTTTGTTTGCGGCCCGTCACTAAAAGGTTAGATCGGCAAAAATGACACTGAATGGCATTACTTCCCAGGGTGAAATCAATAGGGCCATCACAGGTGGGGCATCGGGTTGAAACAACAAGGCGGGTAGTCATATTGCGTAGCCTTAATAAGATAGTTTGCTTCGCCTGCAATGACCCATGGGGGCCTTTTTCCGTTGCTTAAGGATAATTACTGTAAGGAAGTGGCCTCACCTTGATGGCCACAGTGAGAACAAAACCGGCTGTCAATCGAAACCTCTCCATGGCATTCCGGGCAGTTGACCATTCCCCTTTCGAGAACCTGCTGAGGGGAGGGTGCCTCCGTTCCCATGGCCTTAAACAGCATTCCCGGGATCATCATTCCCATTCCTGCGCCAACCCCAAGGCCCATTCCGGCTGCGGCATCCCCGCCGCCACCCCCTAATAAACCGCTTCCTCCCCCGGTTGCGGCATCTCCCATGGCTTTAGCCGCCTTGAATTTAAAAAATTTATCCAAATCCCCTACGGCCTGCATCCCGGCCCGCTCATCCATCATTTTTTGAACATTTTCGGGAGGAGTTATTCGATTAATAAAAAAGTCCACCAGCTCCATACCATATTTTCGAAAATCTGTGGTTAGCCTCGTTTTCACCGCTACCCCCATTTCATAATAATACTTTGGAAGGTTAAGAAGGCTGTCCACCATTTCTCCTAAAAAATCGTTCAAACGAGAAACAATGATTTCCCGAAGGTAGTCTTCAATATGGGTTGAACCGAAAGATCCTTGAGTTCCAACCAGGGTATTGATAAAAAGAAGGGGTTGAGTTACCTGCATGGTAAAAGTGCCAAAAGCCCTGAGCCGAATGAGCCCCAATTCGCTATCCTTGAAAGCAACTGGGTCTTTGGTTCCCCATCGCATGTGTGTAAATATTTTGAGATTAACAAAGACTATTTCCACTCTGAAAGGACTTTTAAAACCCCAGGGTAAGGCAAGGACTTTGGTCAGAATGGGGAGATTTTGTGTGGTCAGCGTATGCCTTCCCGGCCCTAAAACATCTAGACCTTTTCCATCTCGGAAGAAAATAGCCGCCTGATTTTCACGAACCACTAATTGAGCACCGAACTTAATTTCCGCTGAGCCTTGCTCTAGATACCGGTGGGCAATTTGCTCGCCCGATTCATCAAACCATTCTATGACTTCCATGAATTCAGACATTAATTTCCCCTATTGAATCAAAATCTCTTTTCGTTCATTAAAGGTATCTTTAAAACGGTCCAGTTCTAAATTGAATTTATAAGACTCATTCTTTAGCTTCACGATATCTTTTCTTAATTTCTGTACTTTTTTAATGCCGTTTTGAAGAATAGCGATGTGATTGAACAACCCAATATCAAATTCATAAAGTCGTTGTATTTTTTTTAGATCATATTTGTAGGTATCAAAAAAACTTCGGTAGCCCCGAGCGGCGTATTTAATCAGGTTTCCCAGTTGGTCCAACTTGGAGGCAATTTGATCCAAATGAGGAAGAACAGAAAGTTTTTTCCGTTCTGTATAAAACCGTTTCTCTTCTTCTAAATACCCTTTTAGCTTTAAAAGCTCCTCGGTTAACCTTAGCCGGATGGTTTTATCGGTATTTCTGGAATTTTCTTTGTCTTGGTAACCGGCAACACCAGGGATAAGACGAGTTAAATTTTCCAGTTTTTGTGCGATGCTCATAATTTAGCAAATAAAGGGCAAAATTTTCGCTGGAAAGCCTTTCTCAAGTATAACCCTCACACCAATCCTGTCAAGAAGGGAAATGTTTAAGTTTTTTATCTTTCCTGTTTATCTCCTCACTAGGTTTGCTTTTGGGAAGGGGAAGGACATTGGGAGCTTTCCGCGATTACCTTTTGGAAATTCTTTTTGGGGGGGAGAGAGTTTAAGAGGGGTTTTGAGATTGAAGGTAATAAGTTTTAAATAGAGTGGTACGGTGGCGGCCTAAATAACAGTGGACATATTTTTTGGTTTTATTCCCTTTGGTATAGGCGATAAGATTTTCCACCTTCTCTAGGTTTTCCATAGATTCCAGATCGGGAAGATAGGAGAGGGGAATATTTTTAAAAGAGATTTTATGTTTTTCTGCCAATTCCAGCTCTTTTTTAATAAGAGGAGATTCAAAAGGCATGGAGGGGTTCATCAGGCTGATAAATTCCTGAATTCCCATTTTTTTCAACCGTTTTATTTCTTTTTCAGTAGGATAGGGACCAATGATAATATCATCGGAAACCTGTACCACTTCCCCCCGGAAAAATTTAATAGGAAATTGCTCCGGTTGAAAAATGTTGTAGGTTGCATAGGTGCTGGGTAGGCCCACGAAAAGAACAAACAATAAACTTCTGCGAAGGAATTTTTTCATTTTAAGAACTTTTTAAGATCCCAATCTATATAATATTCTATAAAAAGCCTGGCCTCATTTGTATCTTTGTTTTGTTTTGGAAATCTTTCCCATAAGTATTCAAAACCAAACCGGAAGGGTCCATTTTTTCCGGAAATCCCAAGGGAAGGGCCATAGGCATCAAAAAACTCAGATTCCTCCCGCTCAAAACGGTATCGAAATTGAGTATAGGTGGAAATTTTCGTATCTAATACATACACCCAATCGATTCCCTGGCGGATGAATCCCAGGGTTTTAATATTCGGTTCAAGTGTATCATAAATTCCGATTCCCCACATGGCCCCTGAATAGCCTTCAATTGCCCAAGTTAAAGAGGGGGCCATTCCCAAAAGAAACAAAGTGAAAATGAAACATTTTACTTTCCTCATTTTTCCCTCCTAAAAAAATAATCATACCAATATTTATTTCTTTTTCTCATTCAATTTCCTTGTGCCATTGAGACCAGGGTCTTTATTTGACGAATTTGTGCGAGGTCTCGATTTTCTAACTGGTGAAATTGAATGACGTACCGATAGATTTGAAAATGGCCAAAGGGATGGCTTTCCCCACGGGAAGTTCTTCCTTTTCCCTGAATTTGCTGATCCGATAATTCGATCGAAAAATTCAGCAATATTCCCAAAGGAAGTTCCTCTGAACTAACGATGGAAAGGCCACCCTCACTGATGTCCTCAGTGACCGCTAGGATTTCCTTTTCCCCAATTTGTTGATTAAACCGGAGTTTGGTTGGGAGAGAAAATGTCCACCGTCTTTTTCTCCGCTGGTCCTGCCGAAGAAAATCTTCTAACTGATTAAAAAGGGTATTAGGCTGTGCATAAGTTTCCATAAATTTCGGAATAGAATATTCAAAGCTGTATTTAATTAAAAGCGATTGGTCCTCTGGGTTGATATGGGTAAAGCGGATTCCATTGCGAAATACGGAGGGTCCCTCCTGTGTTTCCTTGTCAGCGGTGATGACCACACCATCCAAATCGAGGGAACGGTTTCCCACGGACATCGTGACATGAATTGGGATTCCCTGTTCCAGAGGATGGGAAGTGAAAAGAGATGCCCCGTCTTCGTGGCAATCCCGGACCAAACCGATTTGTGGAGAATAAAGGGTTTTATTGATGGGATGATAGACGCAAGGAAGGAGAAATAAAAACCGAAAAGCGGATCGGTGTTGGTGTTTTTTCCTACTGAACCGAATGATGGCCAAAGCCAACCCTGCATTGAGAAAGGCCCATAAAAGATTTCCATAAAAAGCCAGTGGTTCAAGGTCCCCTTTTAAATTATATCGGATCATTCCCAAAACAACCCCTATAAAACTCAGTGTCAAAACCAAGATTTGTGGATAAAACAAGCCCAATCCCTCTTCCTTAGTTCCGGATTTAGGGGTTATGTGAAATTTCAAGGGCTTTTTCCGAAAAAGTCCCAAGCTGGATTTCATGAAAGTGGCAAACTTTGCCATGTTATATTGTTCTGTTACCAGCACCGAACCCCGTCCTCGGGACATTAACTCGAAACTTAAAAGAAAGATGATAAAATAGGGAATAAAATGGAGAAGAAAAACAATATCAAAGGCGTTAATCGGTAAAATTCCGGTTAAAAAATAAACAATAGGGGCCAGGTAGAAAATGAGTTTTTGGAATCCGTCAAAATAAGTTGTCATGGAAGCAAAATAGGAGAACCTTTGGGAAAGGGTGAGACCTTTTTTCCAAATGGGATTATCTCGAACCATAACCTGCATGGCCCCTTGACCCCAACGAAGACGCTGTATTTGAAACGGAAGGGCTGTTTCAGGGGCAAGGCCGTAGGCCAAACTTTCGGTGTGGTAAATTGATTTGAAGCCTTTACCGTGGAGTAGAATGGAGGTATGGATATCCTCGGTTACCGTGGCTTCTGCAAAGCCCCCGATTTCTTCCAAAGCGCTTCTGCGAAGGATCGCGCAGCTTCCACAGTAGAACGCGGAATTCCAATGGTCCTTTCCCGGTTGAATCACAGAAAAGAAAAGGGATTGTTCCGTCCACATCCGGCGGCGTTTTGGATTGAGACGGTGTTGGAAGGAATCCACATTGTAAAAATCCTGAGGGGTTTGAACAAAGCTCACCTTGGGGTCCTCAAAGTATCCCAAGAGTTTTTCTAAAAAATTGGGTAAGGGAACATGGTCAGCATCAAATGTTACAATAAATTCACCGGAGGTTTGGCGGAGGGCATTGTTTAAGTTTCCTGCCTTTGCATTTATATTTTTTTCTCGGGTGATGTACACACACCCTAAATCTTGAGCCAGACGGGCAACCTCCGTTCGGTTTCCATCATCGAGAATGTACGTTTTATGAGGATAGGTCATTTCTAGGCAACCCACGATGGTTTTTCGAAGAATGTTTGGATCCTCATCGTAGGTGGCCACAAAAACATCAACCGTACGGTTTGGTGGGGGAGGGGGTGCTTTTCGCTGAGTTGGTTTCCAGACCATAAAGAAAAAGAGATAAGCAACTGCAAGGCCGTAAACCTCCGCGCCCAGAACTGGAATGGAAAACCACCAGGCATCCCAATTCATGGTATAGGTTATACGCCAAAAAATATAATAGGTGGCAACCATAAGTCCGATAATTGCAATAGCGCGAATATACCGTTCCTCCCTAAGAGATTGGGATTCTTTTTTTGATGGTTTCCGGGAGGCTCGGCTTCGGAGAATTCCCATTACCAATAAGCTGGTCAGGACCAACATGAGAATAAAAGAAAGGACCATGCCTGCTTTTAACTGAAATGGTTGAGGAACGGTGTCTTTAAGTTGTAATATGGCAATTTCAGCTTCTATATTGAAGGGGTCTAGTTTTAAAACCTTTTTATATTCACTGATGGCTTCGGGGATTCTTGCTGCCCCATAAAGGGCCAAAGCCTTGCGAAGGTGGAGATCAATGGCGGCAGGATTCTCCTTCAAAAGCCGATCATAAACTTTTATGGCTTTTTCGAAACGAGATCCTTGGAGCAGGGTCCAAGCATATTCCTCTTGAATTTCAAGATTTTCAGGATCCGAGGCCAAAACCTTTTCATATTCGGAAATGGCGGGGTCCCATTTTTCCATTTTTGAATGTAGGCGGGCCAATTCCAGCCTGGGACTCAGATTCTGGGGGTCATTGATTAGAATTTCATTTAGGATTTTTTTGGCGGGGTCGAGTCGATTCTCTTTAATCAGTGCATTTGCATTTTCACGAGGAGATGAAGGGGGTTGTTGTGCTATGGCAGGGTTAAATTGGAGGATAAAGAAAAAAAAACAAACTGCTTTAAACATATTGAAATTGAAGGGGTTTTTTGAATTTAGAACAGAAAATGAAACCATAGAATGAAAAAACCTGTTCGCACCCTCTCCCCTCGTGAATAAAGCTACCATAAAAAAGCGGTTCCAGCAAATTTGTTTGGAAAATGGAGCACTTATATACCACAATCGGGTATCGAATTGTCAATCAGAAGTGATGCGGGATATAATAAGAGAATGCCCCAATTTAATAAATCCTTAATCATACAAAATCCTACCGCGGGACTGGGTTGGAACCGTCCGGTTTCAAAGCGATTGTTGAAGGTCATCAAAAATTGGATTCCCTTTGCCACCTGGATTCTGACCAGGGGTCCGGGAGATGCCACTTCTTTGGCAAAACAAGCGGAGGAAGAGGGGTATGATTTCCTTATGGTTTCGGGGGGAGATGGAACCATTAATGAAGCCATGAATGGGTTGGTGGGGTCTTCGACTGTTTTGGGGATCCTTCCCAGCGGAACTGGAAACAGCCTTGCGAGGGAAGTGGGCCTTCCAATTAATCCGCGGAAGGCTTTAGAAGTCCTTAGAAAAGGGAAAACCCATGACGTCTATTTGGGATTGGCAAACGGTAAATACTTTGGTTTGATGGTAGGAATCGGGTTTGACGCAGAAGCGGTTCACCATGTTTCCTATTCCTTAAAACGGATTTTTGGACGATGGAGTTACATTTTATCCGGAATCCGTTCTTTATTTTGTTACCATTTTCCTGTATTTAAAATGGTAGTAGATGGTCAGGAGTTTGAAGCCACAACGGTGGTGATTTGTAAGGCACGGTATTATGCCAGTTCAATTCAGATTGCCCCGAAGGCATCTCTTCAAAGTCCAACCTTTCAAGTATTTTTATATAATGGTAGGGGATTTTGGGATTACCTGCGATTGTGCTTTTCGGTGATGATGAACCGACATACCCGTTTAAAGGGTGCGGCTATGATGGAAGCTAAAGAGGTTACCATAAAACCTGGCCGCGGAATATTGGCCCAAATGGATGGGGAAGTCCTTCTGAAGGTTCCTACGTCTATAAGAATTGCTCAAAAACAAATTAAGGTTTTATTTTCGGAATAATAGATGGAGGTAAAAAAAGAAAATTCCAAACCCAAAATAAAAATGGTTTTTAAAAAAGGTTTGGGAGT
This genomic stretch from Nitrospiria bacterium harbors:
- a CDS encoding Spy/CpxP family protein refolding chaperone; its protein translation is MKVHAFKGLGFLLALFAVVFFVGSVQAQMPDHMRDMMGAHGKKEGKGYGKGKMGYGNKGYGGPGHPFDLERFQETLNLTDEQLEKFRKIRSNYRKEMIKRKANLEVAEIELWELIESKTLDMGKIEKKLNEVQEYQANVMLYRIKSLGETQKLLSDEQYEEFRKMGLGSMRHRMGRHGMMEGMGGGQMGGMHPGGMMGGMSGE
- a CDS encoding peptidylprolyl isomerase, whose product is MKPICAFHWSGLFMVFCLITAWTIPAFGEATEREKEMSVSKGKMVSIEYTLRLIDQTAVDTNVENDPLTYLHGSDQIIPGLQKALEGMKAGQKANITVKPEEAYGLLDKKAFQEVPKEQIPEDALQVDAILQGKDDDGKQFRVRVSEIRENSVLLDFNHPLAGKTLFFDITVLNVQEYKHP
- the dtd gene encoding D-aminoacyl-tRNA deacylase — translated: MQRVREAQVTVNDKSIAQIGQGCVILLGVSKKDKKKEADRLAERILSYRIFEDDSGKMNRSICDIKGQLLVVSQFTLVADVAKGTRPSFTPAAEPIAAEELYKNFVKKLSSTGLRVKTGRFGAKMLVSIHNDGPVTFLLETSV
- a CDS encoding SPFH domain-containing protein yields the protein MSEFMEVIEWFDESGEQIAHRYLEQGSAEIKFGAQLVVRENQAAIFFRDGKGLDVLGPGRHTLTTQNLPILTKVLALPWGFKSPFRVEIVFVNLKIFTHMRWGTKDPVAFKDSELGLIRLRAFGTFTMQVTQPLLFINTLVGTQGSFGSTHIEDYLREIIVSRLNDFLGEMVDSLLNLPKYYYEMGVAVKTRLTTDFRKYGMELVDFFINRITPPENVQKMMDERAGMQAVGDLDKFFKFKAAKAMGDAATGGGSGLLGGGGGDAAAGMGLGVGAGMGMMIPGMLFKAMGTEAPSPQQVLERGMVNCPECHGEVSIDSRFCSHCGHQGEATSLQ
- a CDS encoding glycosyltransferase, translated to MFKAVCFFFFILQFNPAIAQQPPSSPRENANALIKENRLDPAKKILNEILINDPQNLSPRLELARLHSKMEKWDPAISEYEKVLASDPENLEIQEEYAWTLLQGSRFEKAIKVYDRLLKENPAAIDLHLRKALALYGAARIPEAISEYKKVLKLDPFNIEAEIAILQLKDTVPQPFQLKAGMVLSFILMLVLTSLLVMGILRSRASRKPSKKESQSLREERYIRAIAIIGLMVATYYIFWRITYTMNWDAWWFSIPVLGAEVYGLAVAYLFFFMVWKPTQRKAPPPPPNRTVDVFVATYDEDPNILRKTIVGCLEMTYPHKTYILDDGNRTEVARLAQDLGCVYITREKNINAKAGNLNNALRQTSGEFIVTFDADHVPLPNFLEKLLGYFEDPKVSFVQTPQDFYNVDSFQHRLNPKRRRMWTEQSLFFSVIQPGKDHWNSAFYCGSCAILRRSALEEIGGFAEATVTEDIHTSILLHGKGFKSIYHTESLAYGLAPETALPFQIQRLRWGQGAMQVMVRDNPIWKKGLTLSQRFSYFASMTTYFDGFQKLIFYLAPIVYFLTGILPINAFDIVFLLHFIPYFIIFLLSFELMSRGRGSVLVTEQYNMAKFATFMKSSLGLFRKKPLKFHITPKSGTKEEGLGLFYPQILVLTLSFIGVVLGMIRYNLKGDLEPLAFYGNLLWAFLNAGLALAIIRFSRKKHQHRSAFRFLFLLPCVYHPINKTLYSPQIGLVRDCHEDGASLFTSHPLEQGIPIHVTMSVGNRSLDLDGVVITADKETQEGPSVFRNGIRFTHINPEDQSLLIKYSFEYSIPKFMETYAQPNTLFNQLEDFLRQDQRRKRRWTFSLPTKLRFNQQIGEKEILAVTEDISEGGLSIVSSEELPLGILLNFSIELSDQQIQGKGRTSRGESHPFGHFQIYRYVIQFHQLENRDLAQIRQIKTLVSMAQGN
- a CDS encoding diacylglycerol kinase family protein — encoded protein: MPQFNKSLIIQNPTAGLGWNRPVSKRLLKVIKNWIPFATWILTRGPGDATSLAKQAEEEGYDFLMVSGGDGTINEAMNGLVGSSTVLGILPSGTGNSLAREVGLPINPRKALEVLRKGKTHDVYLGLANGKYFGLMVGIGFDAEAVHHVSYSLKRIFGRWSYILSGIRSLFCYHFPVFKMVVDGQEFEATTVVICKARYYASSIQIAPKASLQSPTFQVFLYNGRGFWDYLRLCFSVMMNRHTRLKGAAMMEAKEVTIKPGRGILAQMDGEVLLKVPTSIRIAQKQIKVLFSE